A region of Oxyura jamaicensis isolate SHBP4307 breed ruddy duck chromosome 5, BPBGC_Ojam_1.0, whole genome shotgun sequence DNA encodes the following proteins:
- the TMEM138 gene encoding transmembrane protein 138: MLQTSNYSLVLFLQFLLLFYDLFVNSFSELLRTAPAVQLVLFIIQDIAILFNVIIIFLMFFNTFVFQAGLVNLLFHKFKGTILLSAAYLALSISFHVWVMNLRWRDSSRFVWTEGLQTLFVFQRLAAVLYCYFYKRTAVHLGDPLFYQDSLWLRKEFAQFRG, translated from the exons ATGCTCCAGACCAGCAACTACAGCCTGGTGCTGTTCCTGcagtttctgctgctgttctacGACCTGTTTGTCAACTCCTTCTCGGAGCTGCTCCGCACAGCCCCTGCCGTCCAGCTCGTCCTCTTCAT cATCCAGGACATCGCCATCCTTTTCAACGtcatcatcatcttcctcaTGTTCTTCAACACCTTCGTCTTCCAGGCCGGGCTGGTCAACCTCCTGTTCCACAAGTTCAAGGGGACCATCCTGCTGTCCGCAGCCTACCTGGCGCTCAGCATTTCCTTCCACGTCTGGGTCATG AACCTGCGGTGGAGGGACTCCAGCCGCTTCGTCTGGACCGAGGGCCTGCAGAcgctttttgttttccagcgGCTGG CGGCCGTGCTCTACTGCTACTTCTACAAGAGGACGGCGGTGCACCTGGGCGACCCCCTTTTCTACCAGGACTCGCTCTGGCTGCGCAAGGAGTTTGCGCAGTTCCGCGGCTGA
- the TMEM216 gene encoding transmembrane protein 216: protein MAPRGRQRSSAPLQVLLFLNGWYSATYFVAEAFIFAYKALLLPYPVSNLLLDALLLLLYLGTEATRIFFGSKGNLCQRKVPLSVSLALTVPAAVMAAYYLLLQTYALRLEAILSAILLLFYAAELLLGVLALISFSSVDVY, encoded by the exons ATGGCGCCCAGGG GCCGCCAGCGCTCCTCGGCGCCGCTGCAGGTCCTGCTCTTCCTCAACGGGTGGTACAGCGCGACATACTTCGTGGCGGAGGCCTTCATCTTCGCCTACAAGg cgctgctgctgccctacCCCGTCAGCAACCTGCTGCTGGacgcgctgctgctgctgctctacCTGGGCACCGAGGCCACCCGCATCTTCTTCG GCTCCaagggcaacctgtgccagcgGAAGGTGCCGCTCTCCGTCAGCCTGGCCCTCACCGTGCCGGCGGCCGTGATGGCAGCCTActacctgctgctgcagacctACGCCCTGCGCCTGGAGGCCATCCTCAGCGCCATCCTCCTGCTCTTCTACGCCgcggagctgctgctgggcgtCCTCGCGCTGATCTCCTTCTCCAG CGTTGATGTGTACTGA
- the CPSF7 gene encoding cleavage and polyadenylation specificity factor subunit 7 translates to MSEGVDLIDIYADEEFNQDSEFSNADQMDLYDDVLAASSQPPESRTSSSEPPPEIRQEPSPKPNNKSPAILYTYSGLRNKRAAVYVGSFSWWTTDQQLIQTIRSVGVYDVVELKFAENRANGQSKGYAEVVVASENSVHKLLELLPGKILNGDKVEVRLATRQNLSQFEAQARKRVPPRAHSRDSMDSMDGRATPTENALPPARVEKPPSILPFFNRPPAALPLMGLPPPPMPPPPPLSSGFGVPPPPPGIHYQHLMPPPPRLPPHLAVPPPGAVPPALHLNPAFFPPPSAALGPPPDAYGKAMAPYNHSSRELGPPPPAVSEVEFEEIMNRNRAISSSAISKAVSGASAGDYSDAIETLLTAIAVIKQSRVANDERCRVLLSSLKDCLHGIEAKSYSTGASGSSSRKRHRSRERSPSRSRESSRRHRDLLHSEDRHEDYFQERNREHERHRDRDRERDRHH, encoded by the exons ATGTCCGAGGGAGTGGACCTGATCGACATCTACGCCGACGAGGAGTTCAACCAG GACTCTGAGTTCAGTAATGCTGACCAGATGGACCTGTACGACGACGTGCTCGCAGCCAGCTCGCAGCCCCCCGAAAGCCGCACCAGCAGCTCGGAGCCTCCCCCCGAGATCCGCCAGGAGCCGTCCCCCAAGCCCAACAACAAATCCCCTGCCATCCTGTACACCTACAGCGGGCTGCGCAACAAGAGGGCCGCCGTCTACGTGGGCAGCTTCTCCTGG TGGACGACGGACCAGCAGCTGATCCAGACCATCCGCTCGGTCGGCGTCTACGACGTGGTGGAGCTGAAGTTTGCAGAGAACCGGGCCAACGGCCAGTCGAAAGG GTACGCAGAGGTGGTGGTTGCCTCTGAGAACTCGGTCCAcaagctgctggagctgctgcccggCAAAATCCTCAACGGGGACAAGGTGGAGGTGAGGCTGGCCACCCGGCAGAACCTGTCACAGTTCGAGGCGCAGGCTCGCAAAC GTGTGCCGCCACGGGCCCACTCCCGGGACTCCATGGACTCCATGGACGGCCGCGCCACGCCGACGGAGAACGcgctgccgcccgcccgcgTGGAGAAGCCCCCCTCCATCCTGCCCTTCTTCAAtcgcccccccgccgccctgcccctcatggggctgcccccgccgcccATGCCGCCCCCGCCACCCCTCTCCTCCGGCTTCGGCGTCCCCCCGCCGCCACCCGGCATCCACTACCAGCACCTCATGCCCCCGCCGCCCCGACTGCCCCCCCACCTGGCCGTGCCGCCCCCGGGGGCTGTCCCCCCGGCCCTGCACCTCAACCCGGCCTTCTTCCCCCCGCCCAGCGCCGCCCTGGGTCCCCCGCCAGACGCCTACGGCAAGGCCATGGCCCCCTACAACCACAGCAG CCGGGAGCTcggcccgccgccgcccgccgtGAGCGAGGTGGAGTTCGAGGAGATCATGAACAGGAACCGGGCCATCTCCAGCAGCGCCATTTCCAAGGCGGTGTCGGGCGCCAGCGCAG GCGACTACAGCGACGCCATCGAGACCCTCCTCACGGCCATCGCCGTCATCAAGCAGTCCCGCGTCGCCAACGACGAGCGGTGCCGcgtgctcctctcctccctcaaGGACTGCCTGCACGGGATCGAAGCCAAGTCCTACAGCACAGGCGCCAGCGGCAGCTCCTCCAG GAAACGACACCGGTCTCGGGAGCGCTCTCCCAGCCGGTCCCGCGAGAGCAGCCGGCGGCACCGGGACCTGCTGCACAGCGAGGACCGGCACGAGGACTATTTCCAGGAGCGGAACCGGGAGCACGAGCGGCATCGGGACAGGGACAGAGAGAGGGACCGGCACCACTGA
- the SDHAF2 gene encoding succinate dehydrogenase assembly factor 2, mitochondrial: MAAGRPLSQLCSLPRWALRRPVPLCAQRGYRGDSPSDSGKDVLEIPLPPWQERPDEPLPTKRARLLYESRKRGMLENCILLSLFAKENLNHMSERQLNLYDRLINEPSNDWDIYYWATEAKPTPAVFENEVMAMLREFAKNKKREQRLRQPDLEYLFEPPR, from the exons ATGGCGGCGGGCAGG CCCCTCTCGCAGCTCTGCTCGCTGCCCCGATGGGCCCTGCGCCGGCCGGTGCCGCTGTGCGCCCAGCGCGGCTACCGCGGGGACTCGCCCAGCGACTCGGGGAAGGACGTGCTGGAGATCCCCCTGCCCCCCTGGCAGGAGCGCCCCGACGAGCCGCTGCCCACCAAGAGGGCCCGGCTGCTGTACGAGAGCAGGAAGAGGGGCATGCTGGAGAACTGCATCCTGCTCAG CCTCTTTGCGAAGGAGAACCTGAACCACATGAGTGAACGGCAGCTGAACCTCTACGACCGGCTCATCAACGAGCCCAGCAACGACTGGGACATTTACTACTGGGCCACAG aagCAAAGCCCACGCCAGCCGTGTTTGAGAACGAGGTGATGGCCATGCTGAGGGAGTTTGCCAAGAACAAGAagagggagcagaggctgcGGCAGCCGGACCTGGAGTACCTCTTCGAGCCCCCACGCTGA
- the LRRC10B gene encoding leucine-rich repeat-containing protein 10B, producing the protein MGSGGSARPASAEGPGGAEQRLEVRGGRLPAALWAQRGLIKLYLSGAGLRELPAELAALRHLRTLALDGNELLEVPEALCRLPSLAHLYLGRNGLRGLPPAFARLQSLRCLWLEGNAVARFPRALLRLPGLRSLQLGDNRLARLPAALPRMAGLRGLWLYGNRFEEFPQALLCMGQLRVLDLDRNRIARFPDLAGLAGLRLLSYDHNPVRQPPRVADAVRLVGDGAQEYMEEREERLKGLRCQDDKEEEEEEGVEASPVAPGDGSPLLGDAEGDAAALPDSPGET; encoded by the coding sequence ATGGGCAGCGGCGGCTCGGCGCGGCCGGCGTCGGCCGAGGGCCCCGGGGGCGCGGAGCAGCGTCTGGAGGTGCGCGGCGGGCGGCTGCCGGCGGCGCTGTGGGCGCAGCGCGGGCTCATCAAGCTGTACCTGAgcggcgcggggctgcgggagctgccGGCCGAGCTGGCGGCGCTGCGGCACCTCCGCACGCTGGCCCTGGACGGCAACgagctgctggaggtgcccGAGGCGCTGTGCCGCCTGCCCAGCCTGGCGCACCTCTACCTGGGCCGCAAcgggctgcgggggctgccgCCCGCCTTCGCCCGCCTGCAGAGCCTGCGCTGCCTCTGGCTGGAGGGCAACGCCGTGGCACGCTTCCCCCGCGCCCTGCTGCGCCTGCCCGGCCTGcgcagcctgcagctgggcGACAACCGCCTGGCGCGCCTGCCCGCCGCGCTGCCCCGCATGGCCGGCCTGCGCGGGCTCTGGCTCTACGGCAACCGCTTCGAGGAGTTCCCCCAGGCCCTGCTGTGCATGGGCCAGCTCCGCGTCCTCGACCTGGACCGCAACCGCATCGCCCGCTTCCCCGACCTGGCCGGCCTGGCCGGCCTGCGCCTGCTCTCCTACGACCACAACCCCGTGCGGCAGCCGCCCCGCGTGGCCGACGCCGTGCGGCTGGTGGGCGACGGGGCGCAGGAGTACATGGAGGAGCGGGAGGAGCGCCTGAAGGGCCTCCGGTGCCAGGATGataaggaggaggaggaggaggaaggcgtCGAGGCCTCCCCGGTGGCCCCTGGGGACGGCTCCCCGCTGCTGGGGGACGCGGAGGGCGACGCCGCGGCCCTGCCGGACTCCCCGGGGGAGACGTGA